Proteins from a single region of Kiritimatiellia bacterium:
- the rfbF gene encoding glucose-1-phosphate cytidylyltransferase, translating to MKVVILAGGRGTRLAEETAVIPKPMVEIGGHPILWHILQGYAAHGFKDFVLALGYKGPIIIDYFLQYKYRNSDLLVSLASGEVQYEKAAPADWNVRLIDTGLDTDTGGRVLRLAPYLRGGGTFMLTYGDGVSNVDLKALLAFHRKHGKRATVTAVRPPARYGTMKFDGDQVVEFMEKPQTGEGWINGGFYVFEPDLLDYLEDDLTILEREPLERLAADGQLMAYRHDGFWQCMDTLRDRKRLETLWESGAAPWKTWP from the coding sequence ATGAAAGTCGTCATCCTGGCGGGCGGACGCGGAACACGGCTGGCGGAGGAAACCGCGGTGATACCCAAGCCGATGGTGGAGATCGGCGGGCATCCCATCCTCTGGCATATCCTGCAGGGCTACGCCGCGCACGGGTTCAAGGACTTCGTGCTGGCCCTCGGGTACAAGGGCCCGATCATCATCGATTACTTCCTGCAGTACAAGTACCGCAACAGCGACCTGCTCGTGAGCCTGGCGAGCGGCGAGGTGCAGTACGAGAAGGCCGCCCCCGCGGACTGGAACGTCCGGCTGATCGACACGGGACTGGACACGGACACCGGCGGCCGGGTGCTCCGCCTGGCGCCCTACCTGCGCGGCGGCGGGACGTTCATGCTGACCTACGGCGACGGCGTGTCGAACGTCGACCTGAAGGCGCTGCTCGCCTTCCACCGGAAGCACGGCAAGCGGGCCACGGTGACCGCCGTCCGCCCGCCCGCGCGGTACGGCACGATGAAATTCGACGGCGACCAGGTGGTCGAGTTCATGGAAAAGCCCCAGACCGGCGAGGGCTGGATCAACGGCGGGTTCTACGTGTTCGAGCCGGACCTCCTCGACTACCTCGAGGACGACCTGACCATCCTCGAGCGCGAGCCGCTCGAGCGCCTGGCGGCGGACGGCCAGCTCATGGCCTACCGCCACGACGGGTTCTGGCAGTGCATGGACACCCTCCGCGACCGGAAACGGCTGGAGACGCTGTGGGAATCCGGCGCGGCGCCGTGGAAAACCTGGCCCTGA
- a CDS encoding glycosyltransferase, translating into MPADPYVLSVVIPTRGHPQVIRALESLTLAQGFHGLLVLVCGPLEDPAVAARFKALQSAHPNLVNPEETRAFTALPDKRNAGWKHATTEIVAFLDDDVIVEPAWAREIVKPFDDPEVKLVSGPGLIPPELPLGARLAGLALSSGAAGYVAGRYRPEHDHPRRIRWSRIIGCNMALRRAFLEEIGGFAPDFEAGDEMFVSHETFRRGHAIVFTPAARVDHYPRTRLARFLRQVFGYGVARTRLIRRGVEVEPASLIPALWVISLLVCGVGAFFHRAFGWLLGLDLALYFAAQAWATLRMVLRTRRAADLLLLVLIPVMHFTYGVAEIFEFFVPNRVK; encoded by the coding sequence ATGCCCGCCGATCCATATGTCTTGAGCGTGGTGATCCCGACGCGCGGCCACCCGCAGGTGATCCGGGCGCTGGAATCGTTAACGCTGGCCCAGGGCTTCCACGGTCTCCTGGTCCTGGTCTGCGGCCCCCTCGAGGATCCGGCCGTCGCGGCGCGATTCAAGGCGTTGCAGTCGGCACATCCCAATCTCGTGAACCCGGAGGAAACACGGGCCTTCACCGCGCTGCCCGACAAGCGCAATGCCGGCTGGAAACACGCGACCACGGAGATCGTGGCGTTCCTGGACGACGACGTCATCGTCGAGCCCGCCTGGGCCCGGGAGATCGTCAAGCCGTTCGACGATCCGGAGGTCAAACTCGTCAGCGGGCCGGGGCTGATTCCGCCGGAGCTGCCCCTGGGCGCCCGGCTGGCGGGCCTGGCACTGTCGTCCGGCGCGGCGGGGTACGTGGCGGGCCGCTACCGGCCGGAGCACGACCACCCCCGGCGCATCCGCTGGTCGAGGATCATCGGCTGCAACATGGCCCTGCGCCGGGCGTTCCTCGAGGAGATCGGCGGGTTCGCGCCGGACTTCGAGGCGGGCGACGAGATGTTCGTATCGCACGAGACGTTCCGGCGGGGGCATGCGATCGTCTTTACGCCGGCGGCGCGGGTGGATCACTATCCCCGGACCCGCCTCGCGCGTTTTCTCCGGCAGGTCTTCGGCTACGGCGTCGCGCGCACGCGCCTGATCCGGCGCGGGGTGGAGGTCGAGCCCGCGTCGCTGATCCCGGCCCTGTGGGTCATTAGCCTGCTCGTGTGCGGGGTCGGGGCCTTTTTCCACCGGGCGTTCGGTTGGCTGCTCGGGCTTGACCTGGCCCTGTACTTCGCCGCCCAGGCGTGGGCCACGCTGCGGATGGTGCTCCGAACCCGGCGCGCGGCGGACCTCCTGCTGCTGGTCCTTATCCCCGTCATGCATTTCACGTACGGCGTCGCGGAAATTTTTGAGTTTTTTGTCCCGAACCGTGTCAAATAG
- a CDS encoding trypsin-like peptidase domain-containing protein — translation MRMHSAASRELRPPKAWLPWVGLFLVSAVSTFAAGPSAARQFGTAVADAVERVMPAVVVVRTESTVYHPARDLFFGTLYGIPERLAGQGSGVIIRPEGYILTSHHVIAGAQQVEIVLDDGTKYPAALVGRDPLTDLAVLKIKAPDGAKFTAVEAGDSDALRVGEFVIAVGSPFSLDSSVTLGIVSQKGRSVGRLPYEDFIQTDASINPGNSGGPLVDVDGRMVGINAMIQTGGPYAQGNIGIGFAVPVNLAMRVADQLIERGEVERPWIGIQMGEVGDSPRTRRSGRRDAGVRVLEVFNNTPASRVGLAEGDLILKVNGVAVATPRAVQREIFKRHAGDTVTLEVQREDKDMTFEIVTESMPDFTQRAP, via the coding sequence ATGAGGATGCATTCAGCGGCGTCGCGGGAGCTCCGCCCTCCAAAAGCTTGGCTCCCATGGGTCGGCTTGTTTCTGGTTTCCGCGGTTTCCACGTTCGCGGCGGGGCCTTCCGCCGCCCGCCAGTTCGGTACGGCGGTGGCGGACGCCGTGGAGCGGGTCATGCCCGCCGTGGTCGTGGTTCGCACCGAATCCACCGTGTACCACCCGGCGCGCGACCTGTTCTTTGGGACGCTCTACGGCATCCCCGAGCGGCTCGCGGGGCAGGGGTCCGGCGTCATCATCCGGCCCGAGGGCTACATCCTGACCAGCCACCACGTCATTGCCGGCGCCCAGCAGGTCGAGATCGTCCTCGACGACGGCACGAAGTACCCCGCGGCCCTCGTCGGCCGCGATCCGCTGACCGACCTCGCCGTGCTGAAGATCAAGGCGCCGGACGGGGCGAAGTTCACGGCCGTCGAGGCCGGCGACTCGGACGCCTTGCGCGTCGGCGAGTTCGTCATCGCGGTCGGCTCGCCGTTCAGCCTCGACAGCAGCGTCACGCTCGGCATCGTGAGCCAGAAAGGCCGATCCGTCGGGCGGCTGCCGTACGAGGATTTCATCCAGACCGACGCCTCGATCAATCCCGGCAACAGCGGCGGGCCGCTCGTGGACGTGGACGGGCGGATGGTGGGCATCAACGCGATGATCCAGACCGGCGGCCCGTACGCGCAGGGGAACATCGGGATCGGCTTCGCGGTGCCGGTGAACCTCGCCATGCGCGTGGCGGACCAGTTGATCGAGCGCGGCGAGGTCGAGCGCCCGTGGATCGGGATCCAGATGGGCGAGGTCGGCGATTCGCCGCGGACCCGCCGGTCCGGCCGTCGCGACGCCGGGGTGCGGGTGCTCGAGGTCTTCAACAACACGCCGGCCTCGCGGGTCGGCCTGGCGGAGGGCGACCTGATTCTCAAGGTCAACGGCGTGGCCGTCGCCACGCCGCGGGCCGTGCAGCGGGAGATCTTCAAGCGCCATGCCGGCGACACGGTGACCCTCGAGGTCCAGCGCGAAGACAAGGACATGACATTCGAGATCGTGACCGAATCCATGCCCGATTTCACCCAGCGCGCGCCGTAA
- the carA gene encoding glutamine-hydrolyzing carbamoyl-phosphate synthase small subunit, which translates to MKALIALEDGTCFEGRAFAGGGEAYGELVFNTSMTGYQEILTDPSYHGQIVTLTYPLIGNYGINAEDVESPRAQAAGLVIGECSRIPSNWRATQPLPDYLAAHGILGIDHVDTRAVTLHIRSRGAMKCVMSTTDLDPARLVQKAKDSPGLVGRDICTEVSTPKAYTWPGPHETRAAFSTIRSDGLKAYDSVFATPPAEPRWRVAVMDCGLKLNQLRLLARLGCRCEVFPNSTPAATILASKPDGFFISNGPGDPEGVPHTVAEIRKIVETGLPTFGICFGHQLLGLAFGGRTYKLKFGHRGGNQPVKNLLTGRVEITSQNHGFCVDKDSLDPAKVETTHINLNDQTSEGLRHRTLPVMAVQYHPEACPGPHDSTYLFQQFIGLMDSRP; encoded by the coding sequence ATGAAAGCACTTATTGCACTTGAAGACGGGACCTGCTTCGAGGGCCGGGCGTTCGCCGGGGGCGGCGAGGCATACGGGGAACTGGTCTTCAACACCTCGATGACCGGCTACCAGGAGATCCTGACCGACCCGTCGTACCACGGGCAGATCGTCACGCTCACCTACCCGCTGATCGGCAACTACGGCATCAACGCCGAGGACGTCGAGTCCCCGCGCGCGCAGGCCGCGGGCCTGGTCATCGGCGAGTGCAGCCGCATCCCGAGCAACTGGCGCGCCACGCAGCCCCTCCCGGACTATCTCGCCGCGCACGGCATCCTGGGCATCGACCACGTGGACACCCGGGCCGTCACGCTGCACATCCGCTCGCGCGGCGCCATGAAGTGCGTGATGTCCACCACCGACCTCGACCCGGCCCGCCTCGTGCAGAAGGCCAAGGATTCGCCCGGCCTGGTCGGGCGGGACATCTGCACCGAGGTCAGCACGCCCAAGGCCTACACGTGGCCCGGCCCGCACGAAACCCGGGCCGCGTTTTCGACCATTCGCTCGGACGGGCTGAAGGCCTATGACAGCGTGTTCGCCACGCCTCCGGCGGAGCCGCGGTGGCGCGTCGCGGTGATGGACTGCGGGCTCAAGCTCAACCAGCTCCGGCTGCTCGCCCGGCTCGGTTGCCGGTGCGAGGTGTTCCCCAACTCCACGCCCGCGGCGACGATCCTGGCGTCGAAGCCGGACGGGTTCTTCATCTCCAACGGGCCGGGCGACCCGGAGGGCGTCCCGCATACCGTCGCCGAGATCCGGAAGATCGTCGAGACCGGCCTGCCGACGTTCGGCATCTGCTTCGGGCACCAGCTCCTCGGGCTCGCGTTCGGCGGCCGGACCTACAAGCTCAAGTTCGGCCACCGCGGCGGAAACCAGCCGGTCAAGAACCTGCTCACCGGCCGCGTGGAAATCACCTCCCAGAACCACGGGTTCTGCGTGGACAAGGATTCGCTGGACCCGGCCAAGGTCGAGACGACGCACATCAATCTCAACGACCAGACGTCCGAGGGCCTGCGGCACCGGACGCTCCCGGTCATGGCCGTGCAATATCACCCCGAGGCCTGCCCCGGCCCGCACGACTCGACCTACCTGTTCCAGCAATTCATCGGGCTGATGGATTCCCGGCCATGA
- a CDS encoding CTP synthase: MANYIFITGGVVSSLGKGLTAASLGRLLISRGLSVRMLKVDPYLNVDPGTMSPYQHGEVFVTDDGAETDLDLGHYERFTGQPTSRKSNFTAGRVYWEVLKKERRGDYLGGTVQMIPHITDEIKSRIRALDEAGVDVVLCEIGGTVGDIEGLTFLEAIRQIGLEEGRERTMYIHLTYVPFIRAAGEVKTKPSQQSVARLREIGIVPDALICRCEVPLSEDVRKKLSLFCNVPLHAVIEEQDVRHTIYELPLVLAEQGLDELVLVRFGMARPPARLAPWRKLVDGIVHPEGTVRIAVVGKYSELQDAYKSLFEAIHHGGFAHRRRVELLKIAAEEVEAGQHRKALRGADGILVPGGFGTRGIEGKVEAIRIARENGIPFLGICLGMQCAVIEFARHVAGLKGAHTTEIDKQAPHPVICLMEEQEAVVDLGGTMRLGSWPCRLKKGSRAARAYGAAEIAERHRHRYEFNNKYRAELEKKGLRLSGLSPDGRLVEAVELKGHPWFVAVQFHPEFKSQPLAPHPLFKAFVGSACKKKSG, encoded by the coding sequence ATGGCAAACTACATTTTCATTACCGGCGGCGTGGTCTCCTCCCTTGGTAAAGGGTTGACAGCAGCCTCGTTAGGTCGGCTGCTCATCAGCCGCGGCCTCTCCGTCCGCATGCTCAAGGTGGATCCCTATCTCAATGTCGACCCCGGCACGATGAGCCCGTACCAGCATGGCGAGGTCTTCGTGACGGACGACGGGGCCGAGACGGATCTGGATCTCGGTCACTACGAACGGTTTACGGGGCAGCCGACTTCCAGGAAGAGCAACTTCACCGCCGGGCGCGTGTATTGGGAGGTGCTCAAGAAGGAGCGGCGCGGAGACTACCTCGGCGGGACGGTCCAGATGATCCCGCACATCACCGACGAGATCAAGAGCCGCATCCGCGCCCTCGACGAAGCCGGCGTGGACGTGGTGCTCTGCGAGATCGGCGGCACGGTGGGCGACATCGAAGGCCTGACCTTCCTCGAGGCCATCCGGCAGATCGGGCTGGAGGAAGGCCGCGAGCGGACGATGTACATCCACCTGACGTACGTCCCGTTCATCCGCGCCGCCGGCGAGGTGAAGACGAAGCCGTCCCAGCAGAGCGTCGCCCGGCTGCGCGAGATCGGCATCGTGCCCGACGCCCTGATCTGCCGGTGCGAGGTCCCGCTTTCCGAGGACGTCCGCAAGAAGCTTTCGCTCTTCTGCAACGTGCCGCTCCACGCGGTGATCGAGGAGCAGGACGTCCGCCACACGATCTACGAGCTGCCCCTGGTCCTGGCCGAGCAGGGCCTGGACGAGCTGGTCCTGGTCCGGTTCGGCATGGCCCGCCCCCCGGCGCGCCTGGCGCCGTGGCGGAAGCTGGTCGACGGCATCGTCCACCCCGAGGGCACCGTCCGCATCGCCGTGGTCGGCAAGTACTCCGAGCTCCAGGACGCCTACAAGTCGCTGTTCGAGGCCATTCACCACGGCGGCTTCGCCCACCGGCGGCGCGTGGAGCTCCTGAAGATCGCCGCCGAGGAGGTGGAGGCCGGGCAGCATCGCAAGGCCCTGCGCGGCGCGGACGGGATCCTCGTGCCGGGCGGCTTCGGCACACGCGGCATCGAGGGCAAGGTCGAGGCGATCCGGATCGCCCGCGAGAACGGCATCCCGTTCCTGGGCATCTGCCTGGGCATGCAGTGCGCCGTCATCGAGTTCGCCCGGCACGTGGCGGGCCTCAAGGGCGCCCACACGACGGAGATCGACAAGCAGGCCCCCCACCCCGTCATCTGCCTGATGGAGGAGCAGGAGGCTGTCGTGGACCTCGGCGGCACGATGCGGCTGGGGTCGTGGCCCTGCCGCCTGAAGAAGGGCTCCCGCGCGGCCCGGGCCTACGGCGCCGCGGAAATCGCCGAGCGGCACCGCCACCGCTACGAGTTCAACAACAAGTACCGCGCCGAACTGGAGAAGAAGGGCCTGCGGCTCTCCGGCCTGTCGCCGGACGGGCGCCTCGTCGAGGCCGTCGAGCTGAAGGGCCACCCCTGGTTCGTCGCGGTCCAGTTCCACCCGGAGTTCAAGTCGCAGCCGCTCGCGCCGCACCCGCTCTTCAAGGCGTTCGTCGGCTCGGCATGTAAAAAAAAGAGCGGATGA